The Carassius gibelio isolate Cgi1373 ecotype wild population from Czech Republic chromosome B19, carGib1.2-hapl.c, whole genome shotgun sequence genomic interval agatttcactgtgGGCGGGGATACACTGCATTACATGACAGTCTCCtacaaaaaagtaatttttatgtCCTCGTTAAAAAGCAAAACACTGCACAACAAAAACAGCGGGATTgtagaccaatgagatttcactgtgGGCAGAGCTACACTGAATTACACAACAAACTCCAGTTAAATCACTTTCGGCTGAGAACTTATTGTAACACTTTGGTGCCAGAATCTTTGTCTTGTCACCTAGTCCTTCAAAAAAGATAAACTAAAAAGCCCCATCCTGAGACTGAAGGGTCAAAATCTCTGCGGCCAGTCTTTGTGGGTCCAGGAGATATGGGAACATGTCCATGGCTCTGTCCACCAAACGTGCATTGAAAATTGCTAGTAATTTCTTTCTTACCTGCTCCCGTTCAGAGCACTGAGGATTGTGATTGGAGGGTGACCAGTGGCCATGTCCTCTCTCTGGCAGCATGGCATTATGGGATGCTGGAGGATAGCCATCATAATGGTCAGACCAGTAGCCCCGTTGACAAGGAGGCCCTCTGTTGTGTGGAAATGAATACTGGGACATGTTAACAGGTGGGTAAACTGGACCTCCTCCATAGGAGTGATATCGGGGTTGAGTGTAACCCGGGTTTGTTGAACTGGACAGGTCCATGCTATGGTGCTGACCGACTCCACCAGTGCTGAGGGGTTGGTAAGGACAGCAACTGCAGGGTTGGCTATTGGCCGGAACGTAACGATGCCGCCCATTGTTGGATGGTTTGGACTTCCTGTGGTCGCAGTAGCGATCACAATGGGATGCTTCAGGAGAATGGCATTCGTAGGAACCCAAGCCAGAATCCAAACGCTCCTGAGATCCCCTGGGAAAGGAATCTAGACTTGTTGGCGAATGCCGACGCTCTTTTTTCAAAGGAAACTTCCTTTGAGTCGGCTGGGGGGCTGCTTTAATGACAAGGACATTTTCACTGGCGTAACTCTTCTTAAGAGATCCAGCATCCAGGGAGAGTTTCTGTTCCATTACTTCCTCCAGAGGTGGACTCTGACTGGACACTGGCTGAGGTTTGTGCGGTGTGGATGAAATTTTGGCTTTGTCTCTGAGCTCATCGGCCAGGGCACGCTGGGATTGCTTGGTTCGCTCCGGATGATGGAACTTGCACTTGATTCCATAAGTGCACTTCTTTCCTGCATTGAAAACAGGAGATTTGAATTCTTGTTCAAATAACACATGCTATCCTTGTGTGGTCAGAAGAATATGGGATAtaacaccattcaaaagtttgggtgtcaatcaaaagatatttataatgtaatgaaAGAGTCCTTTTATCAAATGACTGTTGcttttctattttgtttattcatcattgtatcatggtttccacaaaaatattaagcagcacaactgtatctaatattgataataatatataaaatatttcttgagcaaatcagcattattagagtgatttctgaaggatcattctgaagttgctgaaaattcagctttgcattacaggaataaacgACAAGTCAAAACATATTAACAAAGAAAACCGTCTTAACGACCCAAAGCTTGAACAGCCGTGTATATTGTTCATTAATTCCTTATATCTGGGTTATACTTTTTATATGGGCCATggcaaataaaaatgtcaagccACACCCTGATAATTACACTAACATGTTACTGCATCAACTCACTTCAATGTTAATCATTCATGAAAGCTGgagaaaaatgtttttgattcttACCATAAGGACAGGGTTGTTTCTTAGGTATACGTGGAGTTTTCCTAAGAAAGTTGTCTAAGGTGGGTCCATGTCTTCCCAAAGGGTCATCTGGAGGCATAAACCTACATAAAAGCATTGTAAATTTAATCAAATTGGGCTATCAAACAACTTGACCTATGCTGCGAACACCAAAATGCAATGGCACTTACTTGTCATTGACGAACGAATACATCAGAAGCCTCCCCTCTATAAAACGCTTCCACTCAGGACGTTCTCCTTGTAGATCTCGGTAAGTATCATTGGAAACAATGATGCCGTCGGATTCGTATGCCAGCTTTACGATGAAACGGTCATCATAGCAAACCACTCGTTTTCCTGCCACCCTTCTGGATGGTGTGAATACCAAGAGCTTCCTCCGCTCTAATTCACGTAGAATGTGCTGATCTGAGAAAAACATTCATGAAATCTCAACTTTGTTGCTTTACTTTGTCAACTATTACAAAtctgtacaataaataaatacatttagtcaCTTAACACTTAAATGCATGTTTGCGCTTGTAGaattaaatgcataataattaGTTTTTCACACTAGTATGACCTTGATTAAAAGttcaatgttaaaacaaaacattgaGCTATGCAATGGctcaaaaatatctttttttttgtgcaaacctTGGACAGaatgaaaaattatgtttatgttctttttgccatatcaaattaaatgtttttgtctgcCACAATTATGTAATATCCTTAAACGTGTTTTCTAAGCAAATATTGATAAACGTAATTACTAGTATAACGCAATTAATCTGACATCACCATTGATTGACGGATCTTCTTGGAACATGGTCTCTATTCTGTTAAAAGTAAACATGGTTTTCTTGGTATTCAGTTACCCTTCGCACCAGCCGGAACAAACAGCCCAAGGGAAAAAAGATTCTTGGCCTATTCATTTGCTTGTGATTTTCATTGGACGAGTGCCCATTTACACATAGACAGTTTAGCAggaatataaaacatacatgttTGCATAGTTAAATGTCAACTGTTAAGACCGATCAACATCACAACTATTTTTTGGATGCTGAGAATTATCGCCAACCACATTACCCTCTAGACAGGTCAAACTTAGGAGAGGGTTTGGCAAACAATGCAGATCAAGCAGGCTGGAACATCTTACCAGGCAAAAGCAGCGGTTGTATTATTCCACTGTGGCCTTCTTTATGATATAAGGAAGTTGCACAGGTTTTAAAAACCCCAGGTACTTGCCAATATATCTTATGACATACTTCATTCAAACAGCTACACAAATAAAACCAATCTGGGGTTTTCCCATACTTCCAGTTCTATTATTTGAGACCTGAGGTTGAAGACCAGACATAAAACCAGAAATGTATTTCCTGTATTCCAAGTGTAATTTAGTTGGACATTCATACATCATTTGGCTTCCAATATACTGCAAATCTCTTTTTAGCAGTTTTGCTGGTAAGAGGAAACAGACCTCACTTATGGGAATGTGATTCCCTCTGGAAAGCAGGAATTGTTTCTGACAGACGGTGCATGCATTCCCTGTTCCTCACCTGTTATAGGCACATCAGGTCGCGGCTGTTCTTTTCTCCAGGAAGGCACAAACACTGTGATGTCAACATGACCCCGCTCCAGGAAGAAGTTCACCGCCAACTGAATTCCCAGACAGGAAAAAACTTCCTTGTTCCCGTGACTacaaaacagaaaatgttttgtACGTGTAAATTTCAATTCGTTTAGAATTTGCATAAGGAAACTGTATGGCTTGCGAAGACAttaatttaacagatgcttttgaTCAAACAAGGAATATCATATCAAACTTGTTTAAgtgttattttttggaaaatatttttctAGTTATCTCTCTTCAGATTTGCTGGAAACAGTTTCTGCATTAAGATCATTATAATCACATTTGTTATGCTCCTTTCTTAGTTGAAGGTGAAAATGGGCAGGAATACACATTCCAGTTTTTGTGTTTAATGCCATTCAAGCTTCTGTGGCTATTTTCACGGCGAGATTAATTATGGCTGAATTATATCATGTTTTCACATTCCAGTGAAATcactaaataaaatgcaactaAATAAAGCACCATTACTGATATAAGGCATGCAAGGTTTCTTTGAtagtttattttgacattttaattataatgGTATGAAAAAAaacgcactttttttttttttgttatgctagATTACTGCTAAGTATTGGATTCTATCtttctattaaaatgttttctttcaataagcagtttttgtatttctttttggaacgAACTCATCGTAGGCCTCATTTAACTGAGCTACTGCACATTAGTTTTTGAATGAACATTGCCAAAATCTTTCACAAATGAGGATGCGTATAAGTTGACAATTGCCAAAGATTGAATCTAAGATTTGATTAGCATAATGACAGCtttacaaagattttttttaacagcCTTGTCATTTTTGACAGGGAACACCAAGGATTTTCGGCACCGCAAAGGAGTTCAAAATCAATTTAATTGTATGAACAAGTCTATTCAAGCCAGGATCTTTTAAAAGTGCCTGGGATAAACAGAACTGGGTGTTTGAAAACAGTCTGTTCTGGGAGGTAATTAAAAACGTTTGATTTATAGGAGCAAAAATAGCAAAGGTGGGCAGAGTTATCCAATCAGAAGCTGTGTTGCAATGCTGTCGGGCCTGTTCTGTTACACAGCGTTCTTttcacatacattctcctttagGATAGTAAGAGAAGGAAGGGAGGGGACGGGAAACGACGATGATTTGCATATAAGATTATTTGCATACTGGAGTGATGACCCATACAGGAGCCTGCAGGTGCAAACCTGGACTCCACTTGCAGATGCACGTGAAATACAAAGGGAGggtttttaaaagatcattaaaCACATAGGTGTTGATAAATAAgtactctctctcgctctctctcacacacacacacaccaaaaaaaaaaccttgtctaTCAATATAAGTTGTACTGGCAACATATGATCTAACTTCTCCTAATAACTTCCTGATGTTCTGGTCTGACATTTAGAATGAATTACTCAGCAAATCATATGCGAAACATTTGAggataaaaataatattgtgccATGGGTAAAAAGAGTTTAAGTGTATACTATAAATAAGATAAGTTGAGTGTTAAAACACGATCCAGCCTGTCCCGTGAATAGCAAATAATGTTCCATCCATTTCTTGTAACATGAAAACCAGATATTCAGTCAAGTTGCACACATTCACATAAACACAAATCCATCTCCGTTTTCAGCAAGAAAAGAGGTTTCATTTTTGGCAAAGCTGTTTCTTAAAAACAGAAAGTCTCAATTTTAAAACTCCATTCATCTATTTTACTGTAAACAAACATGCTTAACCATAACATGATGAATATTCCCTGACTGTTTTATCATCTTGTAACTATACTTGTAACTATAACTACAATCAACTGTTTGTAGTTTTCTATTTCTATACATTTTCAAACATAATGTATTCATGTGATATTGAAGATAACTTTTCAGCAGAATAAGAGACTTCTGTCAAAACCATTAAATCCAAATGACTCCAAATTCAAAGTTTATGTTCAGTTTTACTTTTACCAAAAAAAAGTGCTATCTTGtgatttttcaaatttaaacatcTGACACGAAGAAAAAGGTCAAAAAAGACCTTTAAAGGTTAAGGACCTTTAAATTTACCGTAAACAACTTCAATAGTAAAGTGGTAGAAGACGGACTTAAATGTCACTGTAAACACTTCTTTAAAAATCTTAGAGCATGCCAGGTTTACAGTAAACTTACCTCATGGCTACATTAGACCCATCAATGACAATGGGTCTGAGTGCGTCCTCATCCTCTACCAGCTCTTCTGGAGCACCTGACACTGCTGGAACATTGTGACAGTGATTTTGGGCACTTTGGACTTTATTGGAAGCATCCCCACGTGAAACCAGCACCGTGGAGGCTGTAGgttcctctctctcctctgatTCCCCAGCAGCCTGGATAAGCTCACCCAAAACCCTGTTGGTGTCTGCATTGAGGCCAAGTTTCAGGAAAGTGGCACGGATCTGTGTTTGGGAAAATCCCAGCTTGAGGAACAGGTCGAGCTGAGCCTGAAATTCAGAGCAGGGTTCTGAGGATTCGTCTGGAGTCGGGCTGGACTGGGCCGGGTCCATTATAATGCTGCTGGAAACAGGAGGGCTGTACGAAGATTTGGGTGCTGTTACCCATGCGTTGGTGGTGTTTATGTCAGAACTGTGGGATCCTATGCTGGAAGACCAAAAGGAATCCAAATACAATTGTAACGTGGGAATGGTGCTGATTTCAGCACTCATCTCTTCATCCGGAAAAACGTCTTTGTCAGTCACACCTGTTTAGAGAATGTGTAATAATAGATATGATAAATCAATCATAACTCCTTTTTTTTATAGCCTCAGATTACATTACAACATCTAATTATCTAAATATCACATGGCAATGAGGTTATGTGTTGTGACAATCtggtaaatatttcaaaaaacatttctgaatttaATTATGAATTTTAAACTACGATTCaatagattattttattaatattttattaaaatctataaaaaaataaagaacttaaaCATGAATGAGTTTGCATTATATTAAAAcgtataaaatatagaaattcttaaaaatataaaaataataaatatgtactaaATCGCTTCAATCTATAAACAAGCTATAAAACCAAAGTCTGCTAGTGCACAGGAAATGTAATTTCCATACGTTAAACTTTAAAATGAGCCGGTTTcatttctcattttttatttatagattATGAACTACTGACAGTAATAACAGCAACatcacattatttcattgtttccaTATTCTTTACTTGCGGCGCGTTCCCGCATTTCAGCACATGGACGCGCGCTGTCCCCTTACTGAACCTCAACACTTTGTTTACCAAGTTAAATTCAACATAAGATCACAATATAAGCAGACATTAAACCGTTTACTATCAGGTTACTAAATAAATGTCTATGTCAACTATTAGAAACGTTAATATGCCGAGACTATCGCTTGGTGCGCGTTTATGTAGGCTAGTACAAATATACAAGTAGGAAAAGTTACAAACAGAATAAAAGTTAAACGTACCTTTACTTGATCCGTTCTCTTTGTGTTTCGAGCTGCTGTCCTCTTGTGATAATGTTGATAAGATCGTAAGTTTCGCCCCAGTTGAATCCAAAGCAGCAAAATACCGGAGAGAGAATCGGCACACCTTTAAGTTTCAAACGCAAAACCAGGAAGCGATGACGTCACGGAGACCTTTGTTTTTCAAAGGCAAACGCTAtctaaaaataattaactttaaaaataagGAAGTTTTCAAATGATGTTGCTACTATTTTTAGTCATGTTAgcgtttttatttaacttttgtatttctataaaaaatatttgttttggtcACAATGTACCCACTTGCGTATGTAAATACGGGTAGTAAAAGAATGCTGTTGATACTACAGTACCTGTTATTTTTTCCCTTCTTAACtcgtttaaaaataaaagtccatTAGAATCAAGTGTTTAACACATCATATGAGAACTGATGTCATATGAGAAGAACATTAAATTGTATTTCCTCTTAAATAAGCCCATACTTGATCTAAAGAAACTGTAGCCTAGTGAAACATCCcaaactattttaatttatttatataatagttCTTTATAGGAATATAAaagtaacataataataataataacagtaacaacattaacttatttatatattttaaaaaatacgaGAAACTGTTCTAAGGATTAGTTTCTTCAATTAAACTGAAACAGGCCAAAAGTTATTGAGCATTAATTCACATGTTCTACATTTCGTAAATTTCACTTCCTCTATATTCCCCTATATTTCTATATGCAGCATATGACAGTGAGAAAGGAGGGTGTACTCTTGGTGCTTTTTTAAATTCTCACTATTACTCCAGGTTATTGTTTACTCACCAACACAGTTCACTTTATTAGCCATTTGCAGTGTAAAACCACATTGGAAAAAATGTACAAGAAGCTCAAAGTATAACGTCAAACACATAAAGGACATAACATAAAACAGACAAGCAGGCCACATATTTTCACACTGTCACATTTCGTTGCTGTTATCTTGGGATCAAGAAACGCAAATgtcaagaaaacaaaaattacagAATCGTTAACATTTTGGtatgtgttaaaagttatttcTTTTGTGGTTTGCAAAAAAGGGAACCCCCTAAGTGAACACTGACTCAGACCACAGTTAGATGCATAGAGTGCAACTATAGTTTCCTCTCACCTGCCTTCTCGTTTCAGTCTTTTTTCACTTGTTTGTATACTTTATTTGACTGACAGGATGTGCTTGAGTGCTgcttatatgttatatatgttgtAGTTAAAAAACTATAACTGTTCAATATTTAAGTGGTAAGTATTTATTCTATAAAGAGTTTATTCCACTTAAAGTCATTCCACTAATACTGTTTAAAGTAAAGAGGTGGATGGAGACTTGCATTAACTTTGTGGCAATTTCTCTTAATAATCGATTTTCTGGGATGTTGGCCACTTTGGGCAAGATGTTCCTCGCCCAAAGAGTGAGATTCTTGCTCTTGTGCTGAAGTTTCTTCACCTTCTGAATGATGTTCCTCATCTTCAGATTGAGATTCTTCTCGTGCTGAATTTTCTCCACCTTCTGCGGACTGAGATACTTCTTGTGCTAAAGTTTCTCCATCTGTGGACAGAGATTCTTCTTGTGCTAAAGTTTCTCCATCTGTGGACAGAGATTCTTCTTGTGCTAAAGTTTCTCCATCTGTGGACAGAGATTCTTCTTGTGCTAAAGTTTCTCCATCTGTGGACAGAGATTCTTCTTGTGCTAAAGTTTCTCCATCTGTGGACAGAGATTCTTCTTGTGCTAAAGTTTCTCCACCTTCTGTGGACTGAGATTCTTCACCTTCTGCTTTATGTTCCCCTCCTGTGAATTAAGATTATTCTTAGCTGAAGTTTAGCCCCCTTCTGCAGACTGAGATTCTTCATTGTTACCTTAGTCACCTACAATCTGTGAACCCCTTCCATAATTTGCCAATCAATCAGAGTAGATCAttgttaagcccgcccccacgagaagtttgtgtcaaaacaccaaacgaaaaattGTGAAccgtaagcgaaatctgtggcaatgcattcagaatccacgattgaaaatgaatttttgaaaaacattaacaaaaaatgaagcatatttgaagagcctgttaaatttgtgccactgagttcattttttttttcaatttcattgtgtttttcttcttttgtaatggcatatttgtGATAGTTTCTTAAAAAGTTATGTTCGGTTTTATAACGTTTCCATATAAACCCGCCCGCTCCCGCGAGATTTGCAGTGGGTCCAGCGGGAGCCCAAACCCAATGCACCCCTCTAGTTCCAGGTACTGATATAGGCAAATAGAAGTGTGCTATTTTCTACATCCATTTGTGACTGACATACTTGATGTGACTAAGAGTTTCAGAGATGCTGACTTAAAGACACTTAAAgatatataactataaaaaaaatataataattatataattatattttcaatatatgaaaatataatggcACTCATATACATTACTCTCAGAATCAATCAGTCTAAATGCTTTTATGTTTGCAATATTCTTCTTACTTACCACAATGCTACTTTCATTATAAACACAGAAATGTACTGAAGTTTTCCCATTATTTTTAGTTTCGATCTGAACTTAATGAAAATACATCGTATGACATAGATGAAAagagttaattatttataaagcTTAAAATCATCTAGGCTGTAATTTGATCTTGAGTCTctgaatattttaaaagataGCTAAAATCACTGGTAACatttttgaacattattattgtaaaataccaAATAATCTCCTGCAATATCTCGAATAATCCAG includes:
- the LOC127979533 gene encoding endoribonuclease ZC3H12A codes for the protein MSAEISTIPTLQLYLDSFWSSSIGSHSSDINTTNAWVTAPKSSYSPPVSSSIIMDPAQSSPTPDESSEPCSEFQAQLDLFLKLGFSQTQIRATFLKLGLNADTNRVLGELIQAAGESEEREEPTASTVLVSRGDASNKVQSAQNHCHNVPAVSGAPEELVEDEDALRPIVIDGSNVAMSHGNKEVFSCLGIQLAVNFFLERGHVDITVFVPSWRKEQPRPDVPITDQHILRELERRKLLVFTPSRRVAGKRVVCYDDRFIVKLAYESDGIIVSNDTYRDLQGERPEWKRFIEGRLLMYSFVNDKFMPPDDPLGRHGPTLDNFLRKTPRIPKKQPCPYGKKCTYGIKCKFHHPERTKQSQRALADELRDKAKISSTPHKPQPVSSQSPPLEEVMEQKLSLDAGSLKKSYASENVLVIKAAPQPTQRKFPLKKERRHSPTSLDSFPRGSQERLDSGLGSYECHSPEASHCDRYCDHRKSKPSNNGRHRYVPANSQPCSCCPYQPLSTGGVGQHHSMDLSSSTNPGYTQPRYHSYGGGPVYPPVNMSQYSFPHNRGPPCQRGYWSDHYDGYPPASHNAMLPERGHGHWSPSNHNPQCSEREQVRKKLLAIFNARLVDRAMDMFPYLLDPQRLAAEILTLQSQDGAF